A genomic stretch from Microtus pennsylvanicus isolate mMicPen1 chromosome 11, mMicPen1.hap1, whole genome shotgun sequence includes:
- the LOC142860674 gene encoding cysteine protease ATG4B, which translates to MDAATLTYDTLRFAEFEDFPETSEPVWILGRKYSIFTEKDEILSDVASRLWFTYRRNFPAIGGTGPTSDTGWGCMLRCGQMIFAQALVCRHLGRDWRWIQQKRQPDSYFNVLNAFLDRKDSYYSIHQIAQMGVGEGKSIGQWYGPNTVAQVLKKLAVFDTWSSLAVHIAMDNTVVMEEIRRLCRASLPCAGAAAPPADSERHCNGFPAGAEVTNRPAAWRPLVLLIPLRLGLTDINEAYVETLKHCFMMPQSLGVIGGKPNSAHYFIGYVGEELIYLDPHTTQPAVELTDSCFIPDESFHCQHPPCRMGIGELDPSIAVGFFCKTEEDFNDWCQQVKKLSLLGGALPMFELVEQQPSHLACQDVLNLSLDSSDVERLERFFDSEDEDFEILSL; encoded by the coding sequence ATGGACGCAGCCACCTTGACATATGATACTCTCCGGTTTGCCGAATTTGAAGATTTCCCCGAGACCTCAGAGCCTGTTTGGATTCTGGGCAGAAAATATAGCATTTTCACAGAGAAAGACGAAATCTTGTCTGATGTGGCGTCCAGACTCTGGTTTACATACAGGAGAAACTTTCCAGCCATTGGGGGAACTGGCCCTACCTCAGATACAGGCTGGGGCTGCATGCTTCGGTGTGGACAGATGATCTTTGCCCAGGCCCTTGTATGCCGGCACTTAGGTCGAGATTGGAGATGGATTCAACAGAAGAGACAGCCTGACAGTTACTTCAACGTCCTAAATGCTTTCCTCGACAGAAAGGACAGCTACTACTCCATTCATCAGATAGCGCAAATGGGAGTTGGCGAAGGCAAGTCTATAGGCCAGTGGTACGGGCCGAACACTGTTGCCCAGGTCCTCAAGAAGCTTGCTGTGTTCGACACGTGGAGTTCCTTGGCTGTTCACATAGCAATGGACAACACTGTGGTGATGGAGGAGATCAGAAGGTTGTGTAGGGCCAGTCTTCCCTGTGCGGGAGCTGCTGCACCTCCTGCAGATTCGGAGCGGCACTGTAATGGGTTCCCTGCTGGAGCTGAAGTCACCAACAGACCGGCGGCCTGGAGACCCCTAGTCCTTCTTATCCCTCTCCGCCTGGGACTTACTGACATCAATGAGGCCTATGTGGAGACACTGAAGCACTGCTTCATGATGCCCCAGTCCCTGGGTGTTATCGGAGGGAAGCCCAACAGTGCCCACTACTTCATTGGCTACGTTGGTGAGGAGCTCATCTATCTGGACCCCCACACTACACAGCCTGCAGTGGAACTGACTGACAGCTGCTTTATCCCCGATGAGAGCTTCCACTGCCAGCACCCTCCCTGCAGGATGGGCATTGGAGAGCTTGACCCGTCCATTGCTGTGGGGTTTTTCTGTAAGACCGAGGAAGACTTTAACGATTGGTGTCAGCAAGTCAAAAAGCTATCCCTGCTTGGTGGTGCCCTACCTATGTTTGAGCTAGTGGAGCAGCAGCCTTCCCATCTGGCCTGCCAGGACGTCCTGAACTTGTCCCTAGATTCTTCTGATGTAGAGAGACTGGAGAGGTTCTTTGACTCTGAGGATGAAGACTTTGAAATCTTATCCCTCTGA